Genomic segment of Armatimonadia bacterium:
GACGAGCAAACTGGTGAAAAGGTTTGCCAGGGTCAGCCCCAGAACTGCTCCGGGTAGACCGGCCGCCAATCCTCGTTCGACTGTTGACCCTGCCTTCAGCCACAGCACCCGTGACTGCCGCCAGAACCGCGTCAGGAACCCGACCAGGCATATCAGGGCCGCGAATCCCGTCGAAGCCCCCACCACCAGGTACAGATTGTTGGTATCCGGTTCGCTCTTCTTGACGTTCGGCAGCGGGCCGTAGTACTGGGCTTCCCCGATGCGTCGCTGATAGCTGCCCGCACCCACGCCCAGCGGGAAGTTCTCTGTGAGCATCTGCAGCGCGGGTTGCCACTCCAGCCACCGCTTCTTGACGATCAGCGAGTCCTGCACGGGAGCCTGGGCGCCAGCTTCTAGCTTGTACAGCTCCCCGCGCTCGAAGGGGTCGAGGAACTCGGCAACGTTCGTCGCGCGGTTCATGGGTAGCCCGAGGTTCACCGCCACGGCGAACACTACCAGCGCCGGGGCCAAGTACGTCCGCACTCGCCCACCACGCACGTAGGCAATCCAGGCCAGAACCGCCGTCAGTATCCACACCTGCGGCGGGCCGACCATCGTCACCAGGGCCACTGCCACCAGGCCCAGTACCCACCACCGCTGCACCTTGTTCCGCTCGTGCAGGGCGACCCCAAACAGGAGCGGCAGCGTCATTACCAGAAACGCGCTGTAAACGTTGCGGTTCCCGAAACTTGACTTCACATCGAAGGGCTTCTCCGCCAGCAGCGCGTAGTCGGCTAGACCCCACAGGACCACCACCGTAACCGCTCCCAGGAGCACCGCCGCAGCGCGTCGCATCTTGGCCGTGCTGTTGAGCACGTCCACGAAGAGCATGTACCCCGCGAAAAAGTACAGGCCCAACTGCGCGACCTCGACCACACCTGCCTTGATGCCGCCCAGCGACAGGTTCCCGTCCGCGTCGACCATCGACTTCGACATGGACAGCAGGCCCAGGACGAGCCATGCCCAGACCACGAAGGGCGGCCAGGTGAGGCTGCGCCAGCGACCCTCGCGAGTCACCTTCCACACCCAGGCCACCGTCAGCAGCGCACACAGAACGTCGGCAGCAGCGATGAAGGGACCATAGCGCGGGTGCCCTACGTACCCCAACTGCGAGCACGACAGGACCAGCAGTGCGAACAGTGCCACCTCAAAGCGCCGAGGCGGGGGAAGCTCGGACTGGTTGCCGGGCTGTTGGCTCATGGATTGGTCACTTCCGGTAGTCGCCATTCTCACCTGTCCCTGGAACTCCTGATGCCCGCCGGAACCCTCGCGACCTGCCACCACCCAGACTCGATGCAAGCCTCCCGCTCACTGCATCGGAAAGGCCATGTTCCGCGCGCACGCCAGGATCAGCGTGAGCGCCAGGTACACATGTGGTGCGCGGCCAATCCCCGGCCGGCCACCGATCCCCAGCAGGATGACCGCCAGCGCGCCGCCCTGCACTGTGACCAGAATCGGCCGCAGGGCCTCGCTCAACGCCAGGTCGTGGGTTCCGTGCAGCAGGAAGTACAGGCCAACCGCCAGCAGACAGATCAGCCCTGTCGTCAGGCCGACCGCGGGACGCAGGGGAACGCCTTCTCTGGGCTCCTCGCCGCCAAAGCCACGATAGGCCAGCCAGGAGACCAAAGCGATCACGATGCCGACGAGACCGATGCTGGGATAGGTCGAGGCGAAGTCGGCCGGCAACTCCTCCCCAAGCCGCGGGATGGAGGCCAACTGAGGGTCGTAGCACAGACTCAGGCACAGCAGCCCCGTCAGCATGAGAGTGAACCGAAGCCAGGTGCGCTTCACATTCCGCACACCGCAGCAGAACGCTCCCACTAGAAGCGTGGCAGCCACGAGCAGCATGACTCCCCACTGCGGCAGGCTCACCACAGCACGCTGCCAGCCCGTGTACACCGCCGAGACGCACATGATCAGCAGCCCCAGGTGGATGCCCCCTGCGGCTACTCGTGCCTGTGATCGTCCCGGCGGCGAGACATGCAGCTCCGCCGTCCGGGTGTCCTGGGCCATTGCTCACCCTCCCTGAAGGGAAAGACTCTCGACAACCTGATCTCACGTCTGCCGAAGAGCAGTCATCCCGAAGTGCTTCGCGAAGCGACCAACCACAGCCTCCGCAGCCTCAGCCACAGTCACCTCGCGCCCCAGTTCCACCGACATACTAGTCATCTCAACGTCCGGCAGGCCACAAGGTTCGATCAGCCTGAAGGGTGACAGGTCATTGCATACGTTCAGGGCGAACCCGTGGTAGCTCACCCAGCCTCTCACTGCCACACCGATCGAGGCGATTTTGCGCGACTGTACCCACACACCGCGCAGCCCCTCTCGGGACTGCGCCGGGATACCCAGGTCCTGAAGAGCTTGCACCAGAACCGTCTCGATGCCCTGGATATAGGCGTGCAGGTCGGGCCTTCCGTCGAAGAGCCCGCGCAAGTCCAGAATCGGGTAGCCCACCAACTGCCCCGGGCCGTGGTAGGTGACCTTGCCGCCGCGGGTGATCTCGTGCAGTTCGATCCCGGCACGGTCAAGCGTCTCGGTGTCAGGCATGCCTGGCTCCTCGGTGCTGCGTCCGACGGTGACGACCGGCTCATGCTCAGTCAGCAGGAGCGTGTCCCCGACGCAGCCTCGACGG
This window contains:
- the lipB gene encoding lipoyl(octanoyl) transferase LipB, which encodes MTVSRAGGKPLTVIDLGRTRYAQALARQTDLLGLRRRGCVGDTLLLTEHEPVVTVGRSTEEPGMPDTETLDRAGIELHEITRGGKVTYHGPGQLVGYPILDLRGLFDGRPDLHAYIQGIETVLVQALQDLGIPAQSREGLRGVWVQSRKIASIGVAVRGWVSYHGFALNVCNDLSPFRLIEPCGLPDVEMTSMSVELGREVTVAEAAEAVVGRFAKHFGMTALRQT